From a region of the Chroicocephalus ridibundus chromosome 8, bChrRid1.1, whole genome shotgun sequence genome:
- the LOC134519658 gene encoding vitellogenin-1-like, translating into MRGLILALVLTLVGSQHLNYQPDFSENKVYTFNYESVLLSGLPEKGLARAGIRIKSKVEISGIGPKLCLIRIHSIEAAEYNGVWPTTSFSRSLKLTQVLTGQLSTPIKFEYSNGHVGNVMAPDSVSDDGLNIYRGILNVLELSIKKMQHSYSLQEAGIGGICNTTYAIQENKRANSVYVTKSKDLNSCEEKVQMATGSAYTRPCQTCQQRNKNSRATATYNYKIKYTRNEAVITQADVEEIHQFAPFNEITGGNAIVEARQKLALTDVQKQMAEVPPKEFQNRGSLQYQFGSELLQLPVHLFRIKNVESQIEESLQDLVETTSEQLPSDAPAKALKLLHLFRAANEENYESVWKQFSSRPAYRRYILDIIPAVASHRALRFLRHKMERQELTNWEAAQTVLVALHSSTPTQDVMEEATLIVKKHCPRSSTVLGKVCHLSYASLCHKQCSSSDSCSECLQLLHGFAGEALSKSNTEEISLALKALGNVGHPASIKHIKKFLPGYAAGASDLPLKVHATAVMALKNIGMKDPKMVQAITLEIFLNQKIHPRVRMLAAVVLLETKPSLPILMTLADAVLKEPSMQVASFIYSHLRALGRSTAPDLQVMASACRMAIRVLSPKFDRSGYQFSKVFRFSMFKEFLMSGLAAKYLVLNNAGSLIPTMAMSQLRTHFLGKVADPVEVGITVEGLQEMFAKGYSPDRDWETDYNFKEILKTLSDWKAFSSDKPFASGYLKMFGQELFFGGLDKNAIQNALQAWYGPDEKIPSIRRIISSLQSGVGRQWTKALLSSEIRHIVPTCTGFPMETSFYYSSVTKVAGNVQAQITPSPKSDFRLTELLNANIRLRSKMSLSMAKEMTFVMGINTRMIQAGLEAHTKMNAHVPVNVVATALMKEKNIKIEIPPCKDETNIITVRSKTFAVTRNIGDLAASKMTPVLLPEAVPDIMKMSFDSDSASGETDNIRHRQSAEDVSAGNSFSFGYSSSRKEPFFQSVCSNASTFGVQVCIERKSVHAAFIKNVPLYYLIGEHALRMSFKPVYAEAPIEKIQVTIQAGDQAPTKMVRLVTFEDPAAQVSSSKEAIKRVKKILDDADDQGTRKSRSSSSSASSSNGSAESTTSSPSSSDSDSRASQGGTQINLKAKRSKAKGKKFYPFGDSGSSSSSSSSSSSSGGSGSKSSSSSGKSSSSSGKSSSSSKSSSSKSSSSKSSSSSKSSSSSKNSSSSSSSSSSSSSSSKDSSSSSSSSSSTGSSSSGSKASGVKHKAKKQSKTTSFPHASAAEGERSVREQKRKTQSSSSSSRSTSSGTSSSSESVGASHRHSKYDRRAEPKHVNSQFNSHSGYDVSAEWEYHLPKVYRLRFRSAHVHRHPDRKISSSSSSSSSESGSSHSNSSSSSSVSSSRSSSSHHRHGENPGHSSRRSHVSRGVSTHHSHGSSQRRERNFLGDIIPPGITIVAQAVRSDNRNQGYQATAYVRSDAAKVDVQLVVVQLAETNWKACADAVILPLKAQARLRWGKECRDYRIAAMATTGQLAKKPAVQLKVQWGNLPSWIKKTSTAFMQYVPGAALVLGFSEAHQRNPSHEFIVRAAATSPRTVDTVIKAPGVTLYYQALRMPFTLPLGPSPTYEIRDITAWNVFPEIASQIAQEDQSTCKVSERDFKTFDHVSHTYSFNKSCNLIVAQDCTEHPKFIITTRKVDPQSFSRQVHINTTSANITICPTADSSLHVACNEEPVLSHSGVSEYEKGDVKIYKNGTTVIVEAPTHGLKRATFDGVILKVTVASWMRGKTCGVCGNNDREKHNELLMPNHKLAHSCSAFVHSWVLLEETCSGGCKLQRSYVKLNRNPTIDGEESTCYSVDPVLKCMKDCTPIEKTSVKVGFHCFPKDTAVSLLEWQRSSDKKSASEDVVESVDADIDCTCTGDCS; encoded by the exons ATTCACTCAATCGAGGCAGCAGAGTACAATGGCGTCTGGCCCACGACCTCATTCTCTCGATCACTCAAACTGACCCAGGTACTAACCGGGCAACTTAGTACTCCCATCAAGTTTGAGTATAGCAATGGCCACGTTGGAAACGTTATGGCTCCTGATTCTGTCTCGGATGATGGTCTGAACATCTACAGAGGGATTCTGAACGTGCTGGAGCTAAGCATAAAGAAGATGCAGCATTCATACAGCTTGCAGGAG GCTGGGATCGGAGGTATTTGCAATACAACGTATGCAATCCAGGAAAACAAGAGAGCAAACTCAGTCTATGTGACCAAATCCAAGGACCTGAACAGTTGTGAAGAGAAAGTTCAAATGGCCACAGGTTCAGCATACACTCGTCCGTGCCAGACCTGCCAGCAG agaaacaagaattCCCGGGCAACTGCTACTtacaattacaaaattaaatatacaCGTAATGAAGCTGTAATTACACAAGCTGATGTTGAGGAAATCCACCAGTTTGCGCCCTTCAACGAGATAACAGGAGGAAATGCTATAGTAGAAGCAAG GCAGAAACTTGCTTTGACTGACGTGCAAAAGCAAATGGCTGAGGTCCCACCAAAAGAATTCCAGAATCGTGGGTCACTTCAGTACCAGTTTGGCAGTGAATTGCTTCAGCTTCCTGTCCACTTATTCAGAATAAAAAATGTGGAAAGCCAG ATAGAGGAAAGTCTGCAAGACCTAGTAGAGACCACATCTGAACAGCTTCCCAGTGATGCACCAGCAAAAGCCCTCAAGCTTTTGCACCTCTTCCGTGCAGCAAACGAGGAGAATTACGAGTCAGTGTGGAAGCAGTTCTCCAGTCGGCCAGCGTACAG GCGCTACATTTTGGATATAATTCCTGCAGTTGCCAGTCACCGTGCACTCAGGTTCTTGAGGCATAAAATGGAAAGGCAAGAACTCACCAACTGGGAAGCAGCTCAGACGGTGCTTGTGGCTCTGCACTCAAGCACGCCAACTCAGGACGTGATGGAGGAAGCAACG CTCATCGTGAAAAAACATTGCCCACGCTCAAGTACTGTACTTGGAAAGGTTTGCCATCTCAGCTACGCATCACTGTGCCACAAACAGTGCTCTTCATCAGACTCCTGCTCTGAATGTCTCCAG ttacTTCATGGCTTTGCAGGAGAGGCACTGAGCAAGTCTAACACAGAAGAAATTTCCCTGGCTTTGAAGGCCCTTGGGAATGTAGGACATCCAGCCAGCATCAAGCACATCAAGAAATTTTTGCCGGGATATGCAGCTGGTGCCTCAGACCTGCCACTCAAGGTCCATGCGACTGCCGTGATGGCCCTGAAAAACATAGGCATGAAAGACCCCAAAATG GTCCAGGCTATTACCCTTGAGATTTTCCTGAATCAAAAAATCCATCCTCGGGTCCGAATGCTAGCTGCAGTGGTTTTGCTTGAAACCAAGCCAAGCCTTCCAATACTGATGACATTAGCTGATGCAGTGCTGAAGGAACCTAGCATGCAAGTGGCAAGTTTCATCTACTCTCACCTGAGGGCCCTGGGTAGAAGCACAGCTCCAGATCTTCAAGTGAT GGCTTCTGCCTGCAGAATGGCTATCAGAGTATTAAGCCCCAAATTCGACAGGTCTGGATATCAGTTCAGCAAAGTTTTCCGCTTCAGTATGTTTAAAG AGTTCCTTATGAGTGGACTGGCAGCTAAATATTTGGTATTGAATAATGCAGGCAGCTTAATTCCAACAATGGCAATGTCCCAGCTGCGGACGCATTTCCTTGGAAAAGTGGCTGATCCCGTGGAG GTGGGAATAACGGTTGAAGGACTGCAAGAGATGTTTGCTAAAGGTTACTCCCCTGACAGGGACTGGGAGACTGACTATAACTTCAAGGAAATCCTGAAAACG CTCTCTGACTGGAAGGCATTCTCCAGTGACAAACCATTTGCATCAGGCTACTTGAAGATGTTTGGCCAAGAGTTGTTCTTTGGTGGACTTGATAAAAACGCCATCCAAAATGCATTGCAG GCATGGTATGGACCTGATGAAAAAATCCCTTCGATAAGGAGAATAATCAGTAGCCTTCAAAGTGGTGTAGGGAGGCAGTGGACCAAGGCTTTGCTGTCCTCTGAGATCCGTCATATTGTGCCTACCTGCACGGGGTTCCCAATGGAGACCAGCTTCTATTACTCTTCTGTCACTAAAGTTGCAGGAAATG TTCAAGCTCAGATTACACCTTCTCCAAAGTCTGATTTCAGATTGACTGAGTTACTGAATGCCAACATTAGGCTGCGATCCAAAATGAGTCTAag CATGGCTAAGGAGATGACCTTTGTAATGGGGATCAACACACGCATGAtccaggcagggctggaagcaCACACCAAAATGAACGCTCATGTACCTGTGAATGTTGTTGCCACTGCccttatgaaggaaaaaaatatcaaaattgaAATTCCACCCTGTAAAGATGAGACTAACATAATTACAGTAAG GTCTAAGACATTCGCTGTTACACGAAATATTGGGGATTTGGCTGCTAGTAAGATGACTCCGGTTCTTCTACCTGAAGCAGTGCCTGACATAATGAAGATGTCCTTCGATTCAGATTCTGCATCAGGCGAGACTGATAACATCAGG CACAGACAGTCTGCAGAAGATGTTTCAGCGGgaaattccttttcctttggaTATTCTTCTTCCCGGAAAGAGCCATTTTTCCAGTCTGTGTGCTCCAATGCAAGTACATTTGGGGTTCAAGTGTGCATTGAGAGGAAAAGCGTACATGCAGCATTTATCAAAAATGTTCCTCTTTACTACCTAATTGGAGAGCACGCCCTTAGAATGAGCTTCAAGCCAG TTTACGCAGAGGCACCTATTGAAAAAATACAAGTCACAATTCAAGCAGGAGACCAAGCTCCTACGAAAATGGTACGTTTAGTAACGTTTGAAGATCCAGCGGCACAAGTATCTTCCAGCAAAGAAGCAATTAAAAGAGTGAAGAAAATACTTGATGATGCTGATGACCAG GGGACAAGAAAATCCAGAAGCTCATCgtccagtgccagcagcagcaatggAAGTGCCGAGAGTACAACGAGCAGCCCCTCCAGCAGCGACTCTGACAGCAGAGCATCACAGGGAGGCACCCAGATAAATCTGAAAGCAAAACGGTCCAAagccaaaggaaagaaattctacCCCTTTGGGGACAGTGGCAGTagtagcagcagcagtagcagcagcagcagtagtggtggcagtggcagcaaaagcagcagtagtagtggcaaaagcagcagtagtagtggcaaaagcagcagtagcagcaaaaGCAgtagcagcaaaagcagcagtagcaaaagcagcagtagcagcaaaagcagcagcagcagcaagaacagcagcagcagcagtagtagcagcagcagcagtagtagcagcagcaaggacagcagcagtagcagcagta gcagcagcagcacaggtagCAGCAGCAGCGGTAGCAAAGCATCTGGTGTAAAGCATAAGGCTAAGAAGCAGTCCAAGACCACATCATTTCCACATGCCAGCGCTGCTGAAGGCGAGAGAAGTGTCCGTGAGCAGAAACGTAAAACACAGagtagcagcagtagcagcagaaGCACCAGCagtggcaccagcagcagcagtgaaagcGTTGGTGCTTCCCATCGCCACAGCAAATACGACAGACGAGCTGAGCCGAAACATGTCAattcccaatttaacagtcacaGTGGTTACGACGTTTCTGCAGAATGG GAATATCACCTTCCAAAAGTATACCGGCTCCGCTTCAGGTCTGCTCACGTCCATCGG CATCCAGATCGGAAGATATCAAGCAGctcatcctcatcttcctctgaGTCGGGAAGCAgccacagcaacagcagcagcagcagcagtgtcagcagcagcaggagcagcagtagCCACCACCGTCATGGAGAAAACCCTGGCCACAGCTCAAGGAGGAGCCACGTGAGCAGAGGAGTCAGCACCCACCACAGCCACGGCTCCAGCCAGAGGCGCGAG CGCAACTTCCTGGGAGACATAATTCCACCTGGCATTACGATTGTGGCACAGGCAGTAAGGAGTGACAACAGAAATCAAGGTTATCAAGCTACAGCATATGTTCGTTCTGATGCTGCCAAAGTTGATGTGCAACTAGTTGTGGTTCAGCTGGCTGAAACCAATTGGAAAGCATGTGCTGACGCTGTAATACTGCCTCTGAAAGCACAG GCCAGACTGAGGTGGGGCAAGGAGTGCCGGGACTACAGGATAGCAGCCATGGCTACCACAGGCCAACTGGCAAAGAAGCCAGCCGTGCAGCTGAAGGTGCAATGGGGAAACCTTCCATCCTGGATAAAAAAGACAAGCACAGC ATTCATGCAGTACGTTCCTGGTGCAGCACTTGTGTTGGGCTTCTCAGAAGCACATCAGAGAAATCCATCTCATGAATTTATAGTAAGGGCAGCTGCAACATCTCCACGTACAGTTGACACAGTAATTAAAGCTCCTGGG GTAACGCTTTACTATCAGGCACTCCGAATGCCATTCACTCTGCCCTTAGGCCCATCTCCAACTTACGAGATTCGAGATATCACTGCCTGGAATGTATTTCCTGAAATAGCTTCGCAAATAGCACAAGAAGATCAAT ccaCATGCAAAGTCAGTGAGAGAGATTTCAAAACATTCGATCACGTGAGCCATACATATTCTTTCAATAAAAGCTGCAACCTCATAGTGGCCCAGGACTGTACGGAACACCCAAAGTTCATCATTACTACCAGAAAGGTTGATCCTCAGTCTTTCTCAAGACAGGTTCACATAAATACAACCTCAGC aaacatcACAATCTGTCCTACCGCAGATTCATCTCTTCATGTAGCATGCAATGAAGAACCAGTTCTGTCGCACAGTGGAGTTTCTGAGTATGAAAAAG GCGAtgttaaaatttataaaaatggAACAACAGTTATCGTGGAAGCTCCAACACATGGACTGAAGAGAGCGACTTTTGATGGTGTGATCCTTAAG GTTACTGTTGCTTCGTGGATGAGAGGAAAGACCTGTGGAGTTTGCGGAAATAATGACAGAGAAAAGCACAATGAACTCCTCATGCCAAATCATAAGCTGGCACACAGCTGTTCTGCTTTTGTTCATTCATGGGTATTGCTAGAAGAAACCTGCTCTGGTG gGTGCAAGCTGCAGCGCAGTTATGTGAAGCTGAATCGAAATCCTACTATTGATGGAGAGGAATCTACGTGCTACTCTGTTGACCCAGTACTGAAATGTATGAAAGACTGTACTCCAATCGAAAAAACTTCAGTTAAGGTTGGCTTTCACTGTTTCCCAAAAG ATACTGCTGTAAGCCTGCTGGAATGGCAGAGAAGCAGCGACAAGAAATCTGCATCTGAGGACGTCGTGGAGTCTGTGGATGCTGACATTGATTGTACCTGCACTGGCGACTGTAGTTAA